ATAGCTGTTTCATCATGATCTGTAATTCGGGATTGGACACTTTTTCGATACCGGCTTTGGCCATGATGACGCAATCAAATGATGGCCATTGGGCTTGATGACGACGAAAATGGTCACGAGCGATTCGTTTGACCCGGTTACGTTCGTGTGCCAAACGTGTTTGACGCTTGGCAATGGCCAGACCTAACCGTGGGTTAGCACC
This region of Halothiobacillus neapolitanus c2 genomic DNA includes:
- the rnpA gene encoding ribonuclease P protein component, producing the protein MMASPKRFGFPVDVRLRRPDEYKRTLTSGKRVHCELLMAVVTPNQGANPRLGLAIAKRQTRLAHERNRVKRIARDHFRRHQAQWPSFDCVIMAKAGIEKVSNPELQIMMKQLFEKVAARCVGS